TTTACTCAAGATTGGGTTTCCATGCCCGGTGTAATGCCAGTAGCATCTGGTGGTATTCACGTTTGGCATATGCCCGCTCTAGTAGAAATATTTGGTGACGACTCCTGCTTACAATTCGGTGGTGGAACCCTCGGTCACCCTTGGGGTAACGCTCCCGGTGCAACAGCTAACCGCGTAGCTCTAGAAGCTTGTATCCAAGCTCGTAACGAAGGTCGCAACTTAGCACGAGAAGGTAATGATGTACTTCGTGAAGCTGCTCGTTGGTCTCCTGAATTAAAAGTAGCCTGCGAACTGTGGAAAGAAATCAAATTTGAGTTTGAAGCCGTAGATACCGTCTAAACCTGAAGAAGTTGTTAGTTTATGTAAAATTAAAAAACTAACAACTCAACTCTGTGAGCATCCGGACAGGTAGGACTGCATGTATCCCAAACAAGTCGCTGCAGAAACAGCAAAAGTTTTACAAAGTTATCTGACTTACCAAGCGATCAAAACAATTATCGCCCAATTAGCAGAAACTAACCCTCCGATGGCGCTCTGGCTGACTGAATACTCATCGGGAAACAAAGTCCAAGATGGAGAAGCCTACTTACAAGGGCTAATGCTAGAACATAAAGACTTAGTTATACGTATTTTAGAGGTCAGAGAAAATTTAGCCGAACAAGTACTCGATTTTCTTCCCGAAATGGTACGTCAAAATCTACAGCAATCTGGTCTACATAATCGTCGGCAACTTTTAGAGCGCTTGACGCGGTCCTTACCCCCTGACTCCGATACACCGAATTCAAATATAAGTTGATTGAGGAAGACAAATCCATGAAAACATTACCAAAAGAACGTCGTTACGAAACTCTCTCTTTTTTACCCCCTCTGACCGATCAGCAGATTACTCGACAAATTGACTACATGATTGAACAGGGTTATATCCCCGCGATTGAGTTTGAAGAAAATCCTCAACCTACTGATCATCATTGGACTCTCTGGAAATTACCTCTGTTTGAAGCACGTAATTCTCAAGAAGTTATCAATGAAGTCCGCGAATGTCGTTCGGAGTATCCTAACTACTATATTCGTGTCATTGGTTTTGATAACATTAAGCAATGTCAGACGGTTAGCTTTATCGTTCATAAGCCTAATAGCACTACCAACCGCTACTAACACCTAGTTAACTGTTTTTAACCTCCCTTTTGCTTCTGGCGACGGGGAGGTATTTTGATTTTTAAACTCTAGAAAAAAGCGATTTTACTTGTGTTAAATCTTGTTAAGTAAATTTTAATATTTAAACTTTTACAACAAAAAAATAATCTTTTTAAATTGTGATAATTAATTACCACTCATACAGTTTAATGAGGTATAGAATGAGTTATTGACCTGAATCTCATTCATCAAGGAGTTGGCTCGTGGTGAAAGTTAATCATTTACTGAGACTTTATGAACAAGGAGAAAGAGATTTCTCTGGGATAGACTTAAGGGGAGCAGATTTGAGTCAAGTAACGCTAATTTCAGTGAATTTAAGCGGTGCTAACTTAAGCGGAGTTAACTTGAGTCGCGCTTTTTTAACCAAATCAAACCTCAATGGAGCGCAGCTACATCGAGCGAATTTGAGTTTCGCTAAGTTAAGTGAAACAGAGTTAAATAAAGCTAATTTAAATGGCGCCAATTTAAATGGGGCTTTTATGGTCAAATCACAATTAAAGCAAGCTAAATTAACTACAGCTAACCTAGCTTATGCGAATTTAAGAGCCGCTTGTTTAGAGGGAGCGTTTTTATCCAGTGCTAACTTGGAGAAAGTAAATCTTAGAGATGCTAATTTAGTCAACGCTAATTTGAATTGGGCTAATCTATCCCAAGCTAAACTAACGGGAGCAAAATTTAACGGAACTTTACTCTATGGAG
The nucleotide sequence above comes from Gloeocapsa sp. PCC 73106. Encoded proteins:
- a CDS encoding chaperonin family protein RbcX; this encodes MYPKQVAAETAKVLQSYLTYQAIKTIIAQLAETNPPMALWLTEYSSGNKVQDGEAYLQGLMLEHKDLVIRILEVRENLAEQVLDFLPEMVRQNLQQSGLHNRRQLLERLTRSLPPDSDTPNSNIS
- a CDS encoding ribulose bisphosphate carboxylase small subunit, producing MKTLPKERRYETLSFLPPLTDQQITRQIDYMIEQGYIPAIEFEENPQPTDHHWTLWKLPLFEARNSQEVINEVRECRSEYPNYYIRVIGFDNIKQCQTVSFIVHKPNSTTNRY
- a CDS encoding pentapeptide repeat-containing protein, producing MVKVNHLLRLYEQGERDFSGIDLRGADLSQVTLISVNLSGANLSGVNLSRAFLTKSNLNGAQLHRANLSFAKLSETELNKANLNGANLNGAFMVKSQLKQAKLTTANLAYANLRAACLEGAFLSSANLEKVNLRDANLVNANLNWANLSQAKLTGAKFNGTLLYGANLSYSWSQEVDLSPVNLEVSQKKEEHEHRGYPNQLENYKLKFKYT